ATGCGGCATTTGCAACCGGCGACGGCAAGAATGATACACTGGCGGCAGCGGCGAGTGCGATATACGATGCAAGCGGCAATACTACGCCAACCGACGTATTTTTGGTCTCAGCTGAAACCCGGTATGTCACGGATGGAACAGTTGAAACTATAATCGAGACGTCGGGAACCGTGTATATTGGTGGCACATTCACGCAGTTAGGGCCAAATACCGGCACCGGGGTTTTGGTGAATTCAAGTGGTGGCTTTGCCGGTTCGTGGGTAGATCGCGTCAACGGCTATATCTATGCCGCCGTACCCGATGGCAGTGGTGGCTATTATATAGGCGGTAGCTTTACGGCAATTGGCAATCAGACACGAAATCGCATAGCACGCATCAATGCCGATGGTTCACTCAATGCCTGGAATCCAAACATCCTGGGTACGTTCACTTCAACCGTCAACGCGATCGTCGTCTCTGGATCAACTGTCTACGTCGGCGGCACTTTTGCATCAATCGGTGGCCAAGCGCGCAGTTCTATGGGCGCCATAGATGCGACGACCGGAAGTCCCACCACGTGGAATCCTGGATGCTCGTGCGTGATATACGCCCTGGCAGTTTCGGGTTCGGTAGTTTATGCCGGGGGTAATTTCACCAGTACCATTGGCGGACAAACACGCAACCGCATCGCAGCGCTCGATGCAACAACGGGCAATGCAACCGCGTGGAACCCCAATGCCGATGGAGTTGTGCAAGCAATCGCGGTGTCGGGCACAACGATCTATGCTGGCGGAGATTTCACGAATATCGGTGGCCAGGCGCGTACCCGCATCGCCGCGCTTGATGCGACGACTGGCAGCGCAACTACCTGGGCGCCAACGGCGAACGATACTGTCAGGAAAATTGCGGTTTCAGGCTCGACAATTTATCTTGGCGGTGACTTCACAAGCATCGGCTCGTCACGCAGCTATATCGGCGCACTCGACGCAACTACCGGCAGCGCAACGGCTTGGAACCCGGGTGCGAGTGCGGCTGTTTATTCTCTGGCCGTATCAGGCTCCACGGTCTACGCTGGCGGTCTATTCACTACAATAGGCGGCCAAACGCGCAGTCGAGTAGCCGCAATCGACAGCACGACCGGGTTGGCAACATCTTGGAACCCAAATTCCATGGGCAATGTGACTGCAGTGGCCGTTTCAGGTTCGACCGTCTATGTGGGCGGCAACGTTAGTTCAATTGGTGGTCAAGCGCGCAATAATATAGCCGCCATTGATGCCGCAACGGGATACTTACGTCCATGGAACCCGAATGCAAATGGCTTGATTAGAAAGTTGGCAGCATCAGGATCAACTATCTATGCAGCTGGAGACTTTACGACAATCGCTGGGCAAACCCGCAATTACATAGCCGCACTCGACGGCGCCTCAGGCAATGCAACCAGTTGGAACCCCAACGCAAGTAGCTCGGTATATCATATGGTGGTTTCTAGTAGCACTTTGTATGTAGGGGGGTCGTTTACCACGATTGGCGGCCAATCACGAAACCGAATCGCGGCTCTCGATCTGAGTACAGGCGACGCAACTACCTGGAACCCGAATGCGAGTTCTACCGTAAGTGAAATCGCTGTTTCTGGTGCAACCGTGTACGCGATCGGCGCATTTACAACCATCGGTGGCCAACCGCGATTACGGCTGGCCGCGCTCGACAGCACCACCGGTAATGCCACGGCATGGGCGCCTGACCCGAATAACTCAGTATCAGCACTCGCAGTCTCTGATTCAACGGTTTTTGTCGGCGGCAATTTCACCGCAATCGCAGGGCAATCGCGTAACCGAGCGGCGGCCTTTGACATCGGCACAGGAAGCATTACAGCGTGGAACCCTAGTGCAGGCGACGCTCCATTCGGTCTTGCGATCTCTGGCTCAACCGTCTACGCATTTGGCGATTTCACTGTGATCAGCGGCGCGACACGTAACCGTATCGCGGCACTCGATGCGACCACAGGCAATGAGACTGCCTGGGACCCTAATGCCAGTTCAGATGTACATACCGTTATTGTTGTCGGCTCCGTGCTTTACGCGGGCGGCAATTTCGGTACAATCGGAACCAAAGCATCATATTATCTTGCCGCAATCGACACAACGACCGGGCTGCTCTTAGAATACTAGTTGCTCCAATGCGCACGCAAGTCTATGCCGGCGAGGCACTCGCCCGTTACGGTTTTCCCGGCGGGCATCCGTTCAGCACGAAACGCTTCGGCGCGTTTTATGACGAGTTTCTGAAGCGTGATTTGCCGAAGCGCAGCACTGTGGTGAATGCTCATGAAGGCGACCCGCAGATTCTCGCAGATTACCATACGAGCGCCTACATCGAACTCGTGCGCCGATCGTCTGCACAGGGCTTCGGTCTGCTCGACCGGGGTGACACGCCGGCTTTTGCCGGTTGTTTCGACGCTGCGCTCACCGTGTGCGCGACAGCGCTCGCGGCGGCAGATGCAATCATCGCGGGTGAAACCGAAGCGGCATTTGTGCCGATTGCCGGGCTGCACCATGCGCGGCGCGATACGGCCGGCGGCTTTTGTATCTTTAACGATGCCGGCATCGTGATCGAAAAGCTTTTCTCGCGGGAGAAAATCCACCGCATCTTACATTCCAAAACGAAGTGCAATCGACCTCCGAAAGTAGACCTCGGCTGGCGTCCGAAAATTCAGTCGCTTGCGTGGCCGATTATTCAGTAATTCGAGCGCCGCGTCAACCTGTTCCTGGTCGATTTCCCGAAAGTCCGTTCCCTTCGGAAATGGCTCGCGCAGCAGGCCGTTGGTGTTTTCGTTCGTTCCCCGCTGCCAGGGCGATCCTGGGTCGCAGAAATACACTCCGCAATTCAGCACCTGTTGCAGGTCCCGGTATCCGCTCATTTCTGTGCCGCGATCATAAATCACACCCCGTAACAGAGAATTATCGACGTCTGCGAACAGGTCGCGTGCAGCCGCGTTGAACTGCTCAACGAGTTTGCGCTCGATTTTTGCCGCCTTGGTGTAGCGCGAATGTCTTTCGACAAAGGTTGCGATTTGTCCTGTGCCGATTTTTCCCTCCACCAAATCACCCTCCCAATAGCCAGGTTTTCGCCGCGTCAAAGCCTCGGCTGGCAGGTCGTGAATGCGTAAAAACCCTTTGTTTTCAGCCTCAATCCGCACTGTGCGCTTGTATGGTTTTCCCTTGCGGCGCAGGCAAAGGCGATAGAAATTCGATGTGGCGGATTTCTTACGGATATGATTATAGATCGTCTGCATGCAAACCCCGCCGAAGCGTTCAAGCCGCATACGCCCCGCGATCTGCTCCGGTGACAGCGTCGCTTTGAGCGATGCGCCGATCTGTGACCAGAGTTCCGGGGTCACCTTTGCGGCGTTGGTATTCGTCTGGCGCCTGCGCGCTGCATCTTTTGCGCAGCGGGCGCTGTAATGCCGCGGCATTGAATTGCGGCGGATTTCACGATAAATGGTGCTCGGGTGGCGCTTCAGGTCTCTGGCAATACGTCCGGCATGGCGGCCCTGCCTGAGGCTTTCTTCTATACACAGTCTTTCTTCATTGGATAGTTGAACGTAAGGTCGCATCCGGGGTCTCCGTGGTCGTATTTCGCAAATCAACCTCGAAACCCCGGCGCGGCCTTACACTACTTTATCCTATCGCACTTCGTTTTGGAATCTACACATTGCCTACGTCGATATCGACGCGCACCACGGCGATGGTGTCTTCTACGATTTCGAATCGCACCCTGGCCTCATTTTTGCCGACATGCACCAGCAACACATCTACCCCGGTACCGGCGATGCGCACGAGATCGGTGTCGGCGCGGCGGCGGGCGTGAAGCTGAATCTGCCGATGCGTGCAGGTTCGAACGATGCGGATTTCGACCGAGCCTGGGGCCGGGTCGTCGAGCATCTGCGCGCTCACAAACCGGAGTTCATCATCTTACAATGCGGCGCCGACTCGATTGCCGGCGACCCGCTGACGCACATGCAGTATTCGCCCGCTTCGTATACCAAGGCGGCGCTCGATCTGGCGGCGATAGCGCGTGAATTTGCCGGCGGTCGGCTCTTGGCGTTGGGCGGGGGTGGTTATAACCTCAGTAATATCGCTGCGGGCTGGAATAATGTCGTTCATGCGCTCGTCGAGGCGTAGTTCAGGTTTATGGTTTTCTCCAAGCGCGGGTATTTAGGGTAGAAGTACAGGCTTTCGGTCAAAATTCCGGCGTTTTGACCCCACGCGTGCAGATGGAGTTCATAGTTAGTCACGTGCAGATTTGCGCGTCGCCTTCTGGAGCGCTTAATCCACATCTTGATCATGCAATAGACCAGCCAAGACACGCTGACGCGCATCGCCGAGGCCGCAAAGTGTAACGTATCATACTCCGCCTCGGTAAAACGCGTCGTCACGATGGCAAACTCCCCGCCCTGGCGATTATAGGTGCGCTTCACCCCACGCCTGACGGTGGCGTTTCGCATCTGAACGCGCAGCGTCCGAATAGCGAGCCTCATGATCGCGCGCTGCCGGCGCCTCCACACGTTCGCAAATTTTACCGGCAATGAAACACTTGTCGTCAGCATAACCCCTCTACTGACTAAATACCACAGAACGCCGTTTTTTTCTCACCGGTGCTGAAAAATACCGCGGGCGCTCTTTTTTGGTTGCCGCGCTGTTTTGAATTATGTCACATTGTGTTCAGGCTTCGGCAGATGAAATTATCCATTGTATTCTCTATCCTCATTTTGTTCGCGCCGAATCTCAAGGCGCAAGATGCGGATGTCAAAACGCCCGCAGCCCCGGCCGCAGTGGAGAAGCCTGCCACCGAGGCGCCACGCAAAGCCGAGACACTCGACGATTTTGACAGGCAACTGCAGCGCGAGCTCGATGCCACGCCGGGGCGGCCGGCGAATGGCACCGAGCAACCTTCGCTCGTCTGGCAATTTGTGCGCACACTGCTGACGTTGAGTTTTCTGCTCGCAATATTTTATGGTATCTTTCGCCTCTACAAATTCAAACGCGAATTGCCGCAACAGAGTTTTTCGGCGATCACCAGCATTTACGATTTTCCGCTCGGGCCGAACCAGCGCCTGCAGATTCTCGAAATCGCCGGCCGCCTCATGATTCTGGGGGTGAGCGAAAACTCGGTTCAGCTCATCAGCGAAGTCACAGACAAGTACACAGTCGACCGCATTAAGCTCGACTGCGCCGAAGACAAACGGGCGCCGCAGGTTGATTTTATAACTGAACTTTCGCGCGTTATCAAGACAAACCTTTCGCAGCGCTTTGGCAAGAAAGACCCAGGTTCATTCTCGCTGCAAGAAAGCGGCGACGACAATACAGAGCTCGAAGCGCAGCGCCGCAGCTCAATGGAGCGCCTGAGAAAAATGCGGTCTGAAAAGTTCGACTGGCGGGATAAACCATGAAATTGTTATTTCGCGCCGCGGTGGTTCTCGCGCTTTTCTTCGCGGCCGGCGCCGTGTTCGCACAGCAGGTACCTATCCCGCGTGTGGATTTTAATATCACCCAGGCCAAGAACCCACAGCAGGTCGCACTCTC
The sequence above is a segment of the Turneriella parva DSM 21527 genome. Coding sequences within it:
- a CDS encoding beta strand repeat-containing protein — protein: MKKIICKFVFCVGLLALNHCRELSGPREATFRDASAVNKDTTPPLIVSVRAEAGTNEIQIEFNEPVYGTTGGSGSLLLASFGYVNNNGTGASARTAISDADGSDRFISLTTNNLVVAGDSADQIQFLSGIYDAGGNSLAATTRTIDTNAIPPQITAAETMDIDKNGKIDHFKLTFNRTLNDATFPNYASSASEGAATATWQVAGKNNVRIDPTVAADVDNDSIIYIKFDEGIAIDTSEVPEITTSLAPGLQGLSGATMSQVNTGSITETDKAAPVIVSAVAPATSTNLTVRFSEPVYTNAGSGDLQIADFNYVDTNTAGAGTIAGISEADGSDRKVTLTLNAAFATGDGKNDTLAAAASAIYDASGNTTPTDVFLVSAETRYVTDGTVETIIETSGTVYIGGTFTQLGPNTGTGVLVNSSGGFAGSWVDRVNGYIYAAVPDGSGGYYIGGSFTAIGNQTRNRIARINADGSLNAWNPNILGTFTSTVNAIVVSGSTVYVGGTFASIGGQARSSMGAIDATTGSPTTWNPGCSCVIYALAVSGSVVYAGGNFTSTIGGQTRNRIAALDATTGNATAWNPNADGVVQAIAVSGTTIYAGGDFTNIGGQARTRIAALDATTGSATTWAPTANDTVRKIAVSGSTIYLGGDFTSIGSSRSYIGALDATTGSATAWNPGASAAVYSLAVSGSTVYAGGLFTTIGGQTRSRVAAIDSTTGLATSWNPNSMGNVTAVAVSGSTVYVGGNVSSIGGQARNNIAAIDAATGYLRPWNPNANGLIRKLAASGSTIYAAGDFTTIAGQTRNYIAALDGASGNATSWNPNASSSVYHMVVSSSTLYVGGSFTTIGGQSRNRIAALDLSTGDATTWNPNASSTVSEIAVSGATVYAIGAFTTIGGQPRLRLAALDSTTGNATAWAPDPNNSVSALAVSDSTVFVGGNFTAIAGQSRNRAAAFDIGTGSITAWNPSAGDAPFGLAISGSTVYAFGDFTVISGATRNRIAALDATTGNETAWDPNASSDVHTVIVVGSVLYAGGNFGTIGTKASYYLAAIDTTTGLLLEY
- a CDS encoding IS30 family transposase, which translates into the protein MRPYVQLSNEERLCIEESLRQGRHAGRIARDLKRHPSTIYREIRRNSMPRHYSARCAKDAARRRQTNTNAAKVTPELWSQIGASLKATLSPEQIAGRMRLERFGGVCMQTIYNHIRKKSATSNFYRLCLRRKGKPYKRTVRIEAENKGFLRIHDLPAEALTRRKPGYWEGDLVEGKIGTGQIATFVERHSRYTKAAKIERKLVEQFNAAARDLFADVDNSLLRGVIYDRGTEMSGYRDLQQVLNCGVYFCDPGSPWQRGTNENTNGLLREPFPKGTDFREIDQEQVDAALELLNNRPRKRLNFRTPAEVYFRRSIALRFGM
- a CDS encoding FliO/MopB family protein; its protein translation is MFRLRQMKLSIVFSILILFAPNLKAQDADVKTPAAPAAVEKPATEAPRKAETLDDFDRQLQRELDATPGRPANGTEQPSLVWQFVRTLLTLSFLLAIFYGIFRLYKFKRELPQQSFSAITSIYDFPLGPNQRLQILEIAGRLMILGVSENSVQLISEVTDKYTVDRIKLDCAEDKRAPQVDFITELSRVIKTNLSQRFGKKDPGSFSLQESGDDNTELEAQRRSSMERLRKMRSEKFDWRDKP